A DNA window from Calliphora vicina chromosome 1, idCalVici1.1, whole genome shotgun sequence contains the following coding sequences:
- the LOC135949105 gene encoding uncharacterized protein LOC135949105 gives MTTQAAAAPELYGLPKIHKDGIPLRPISASMKVPCYSLSKYIGTILRNIVSPKYNIQNSVELKRKLESVSLENDDIMVSFDVVSLFTNIPIHLAIRNILDKWKTLKEHTAIPRQTFLKILQFCLTDNNYLTFDNKFYHQTYGMPMGNPLSPTIANIVLDTLLDDVIDELRANNIEIKFITKYVDDLFAIIRKSDEEKILKTMNVYHNKIQFTIEREKNMSIPYLDINIIKDNGRIRTNWYTKPTSSGRMVNFNSTQPLKMKISTATNLIRKVLQISDVEYRKTNINRIRKILTKNSYPTYMTNNLINKVLKYEKQQKNPNTEEEKVFYSVPFIPKLTETKTMKRMITEKTTTIAYKSNMTLRHLFTNNKTKIDKLKSDNVVYEIKCDGNERERCNLVYIGTTKRMLGTRVNEHKTDIEKGKITTALSLHVKECNHRMDFDNIKILDREQKENKRYTLESLRIQQKIHNTMNTKEDKDNTKLQYSAAIFNY, from the coding sequence ATGACGACACAAGCGGCAGCAGCACCTGAGTTATATGGACTGCCAAAGATACACAAAGACGGAATACCACTTCGACCGATATCTGCATCCATGAAGGTACCGTGTTACAGTCTTTCGAAGTATATTGGAACAATTTTGAGGAATATTGTGTCGCCcaaatacaatatacaaaattcagtagaatTAAAACGAAAACTGGAAAGCGTCTCATTGGAAAATGACGATATTATGGTCTCTTTCGACGTGGTATCATTATTCACTAATATACCGATTCACTTGGCTATAAGGAATATACTTGACAAATGGAAAACACTTAAGGAACACACGGCAATACCaaggcaaacatttttgaaaattcttcaGTTTTGTTTAACTGATAATAACTATCTCACTTTTGACAataaattttaccatcaaaCATATGGTATGCCAATGGGAAACCCCCTATCGCCAACAATTGCAAATATTGTACTTGACACACTACTGGACGATGTAATTGACGAATTAAGGGCTAATAATATAGAGATTAAGTTTATCACTAAGTATGTGGATGACTTGTTTGCGATTATAAGGAAATCGGACGAAGAgaagatattaaaaacaatgaaCGTTTATCACAATAAGATACAATTTACAATAGAACGCGAGAAGAATATGTCAATACCGTATCTGGACATCAATATCATCAAGGATAATGGAAGAATAAGGACAAATTGGTACACGAAACCCACATCTTCAGGTAGAATGGTTAACTTCAACTCTACACAACCATTGAAAATGAAGATAAGTACAGCGACGAATTTAATAAGGAAAGTATTACAGATAAGTGATGTTGAATACAGAAAAACCAATATTAatagaataagaaaaatacttacaaagaATAGTTACCCAACATATATGACGAACAATTTAATCAACaaagtactaaaatatgaaaaacagcagaaaaatccaAACACTGAGgaggaaaaagttttttacagtgtaCCATTTATTCCCAAACTAACGGAGACAAAAACAATGAAGAGAATGATCAcagagaaaacaacaacaatagcttaCAAATCAAATATGACACTGAGGCATCTatttacaaacaacaaaacaaaaattgacaaACTTAAGAGTGATAATGTGGTCTATGAGATAAAATGTGACGGTAATGAAAGGGAGAGATGTAACTTGGTTTACATTGGTACGACAAAGAGAATGTTGGGGACGAGAGTTAATGAACACAAAACAGatattgaaaaaggaaaaataacgaCGGCATTATCTCTGCACGTAAAGGAGTGCAATCATAGGATGGATTTTGACAATATTAAGATATTGGACAGAGAACAAAAAGAGAACAAACGATACACTCTTGAAAGCTtaagaatacaacaaaaaatacacaatacaatGAACACGAAAGAGGACAAGGATAACACAAAACTGCAATATTCCGctgcaatatttaattattaa